In Microvenator marinus, one genomic interval encodes:
- a CDS encoding TerB family tellurite resistance protein — MEIKLNTVQVLALADILMGAAHADDEFDGMEAGEISDILHDIVGEFSTELSMRLASFDEEDFDLKEACKPLLGLSPRERQGVVARVARVTESDGIHDIKESQFIRRLIGLLECDLEGFDDHVFEVEIVTPPPLPKS, encoded by the coding sequence ATGGAGATCAAGTTGAATACAGTTCAAGTGTTGGCTCTGGCTGATATCTTGATGGGGGCGGCTCACGCAGACGATGAGTTCGATGGCATGGAGGCTGGCGAGATCTCGGATATCTTGCACGATATCGTGGGCGAGTTCTCGACTGAGCTATCGATGCGTCTGGCCTCTTTTGACGAGGAAGATTTTGACCTGAAAGAAGCTTGCAAACCGCTTCTAGGCTTGAGCCCACGCGAGAGGCAGGGTGTGGTTGCGCGGGTAGCGAGAGTCACGGAGTCGGACGGAATCCACGACATCAAAGAGAGTCAGTTCATCCGCCGATTGATAGGTCTTTTGGAGTGTGATTTGGAGGGGTTTGACGACCACGTTTTTGAAGTTGAGATCGTCACACCCCCTCCGTTGCCGAAGTCCTAG
- a CDS encoding tetratricopeptide repeat protein, whose translation MDEIREDLRRREAWKELVVHLERLGSIHGSEVQGEMVSVLEMMMHSGREDWTAFAEPRLEKLYLQMGESGDHEAWKSLAALYLDRSERLSTDVQGFLKARRASSRIFEERLGEAGNALLVLLSSLGSDVVGQPQILDDLERLGQKTGSWSEIVSAVMSAGQEAQGVDRVNVLKRLAKWAVRFAGDEVRGAELLWQVLELAPEDREALGELDALYRKRNQFGKLAELLILKAEIESNPTKKVEIWFELARLAQGPLDDSSTAAEAFEQVLLIEPTHGAASMALEAIYEDKESWADLLEVLKRRALGVAPEERVRLESKIGRVLAKLGEIDAAVTRLKAAHPDPRDLVQALRAEAQTAEAGPRARFLAEIGHIYARSLKEPLAAFHFYEQAISADSQVLDAAEPLADAYLADEAWEKALGLLETLVRRYRDERDSMWLHKRWLQIALASERLGRKAQSAQAYREAFELNPRDFRTLKGLSRLQFELGDHSAALRGFQRLLEDFDTSLAPNERLGVLYMSGLAFKSLGQNDRAVEFFERVLALNPGHLNAIRFLVEHYEAREDWGRWVPLAEARIRAESEALVRFRQYCRLGEVCHEKLNRPDLAMQAYRGAIDIDPESIVVLRKLLDLYTKTQKYPLAVKVLERLIERESDSGRQAKLHYTAAVLYRDHIGDRGAALRHFDVALDSDSGFLKAFEAIDRILTESKDWRALEIAYRRMLKRLADIGKSGSVERMLLRGLGEIYRTRLGDLKSALGVFEVLRSRYPEEEGTALILADLYGKTGDVAGGQEIHRELLLQDPLRVESYSALFDLYMANERFDEAWSMAAILSFLRVSMPAEEQFYQEYLGKNLKLAKGRLNHEAMGRVVHPDQDPLISAILSYASQALRPMYSENLKGVVDPKKDLIPQGKGVFRKLYDYAGQTLGLVSLPELYRIRERGLVALNAERPALGVGADRLESENDRENAFLVARMLYATRPETYLGALSFDASVIYTMFLATLESVDPSFGFSAQSRDPNFAKAVKEMRKIPDQMSLSLRTLVAEYKRRGGQVDIVRWLRGTEHTANRIGLLLCGDLALSASLIKYGTTHFSDANSEECLRELTRFAASPLYVEMRRELGLGLASRSY comes from the coding sequence GTGGACGAGATACGAGAAGACCTCAGGCGTCGCGAGGCTTGGAAAGAACTTGTGGTTCATCTTGAGCGTCTCGGCTCCATTCATGGGTCTGAGGTCCAAGGGGAGATGGTCTCGGTGCTTGAGATGATGATGCATTCGGGGCGTGAAGACTGGACGGCTTTTGCGGAGCCGAGGCTCGAGAAACTCTATCTCCAGATGGGGGAATCAGGCGATCACGAAGCCTGGAAGTCTCTGGCCGCCCTCTATTTGGACAGGTCTGAGCGGCTTTCGACGGATGTACAAGGCTTTTTAAAGGCGCGACGGGCTTCATCGCGGATTTTCGAAGAACGACTGGGAGAGGCGGGGAATGCGCTCTTGGTCTTGCTCTCGTCGCTTGGGAGCGACGTGGTTGGGCAGCCTCAGATTCTGGATGATTTGGAGCGTTTGGGGCAAAAGACTGGCTCGTGGAGCGAGATTGTCTCAGCCGTGATGTCTGCGGGCCAAGAGGCCCAAGGTGTTGATCGCGTCAACGTCTTGAAGCGGCTAGCCAAGTGGGCCGTGAGATTTGCCGGAGACGAGGTGAGGGGAGCGGAACTGCTCTGGCAGGTGTTGGAGCTGGCCCCTGAAGACCGTGAGGCTTTGGGCGAGCTGGACGCGCTTTACAGAAAGCGCAATCAGTTCGGAAAGCTCGCCGAACTCCTGATTCTGAAGGCCGAAATCGAGTCGAACCCCACTAAGAAAGTCGAGATTTGGTTTGAGCTCGCGCGCCTTGCGCAAGGACCTTTGGACGATTCATCAACCGCAGCCGAGGCCTTCGAACAAGTTTTGCTCATCGAGCCTACGCATGGCGCGGCGAGCATGGCGCTCGAGGCGATCTATGAGGACAAGGAATCGTGGGCGGATCTTCTGGAAGTTTTGAAACGACGAGCGCTTGGGGTTGCGCCCGAGGAGCGTGTGAGGCTGGAGTCGAAAATCGGCAGGGTTCTGGCGAAACTCGGTGAGATCGATGCGGCCGTCACGAGGCTCAAGGCGGCGCACCCGGATCCTCGTGATCTCGTGCAGGCCTTGCGTGCCGAGGCGCAGACCGCTGAGGCTGGCCCGCGCGCGCGCTTCCTGGCCGAAATCGGTCATATATACGCAAGGAGTTTGAAGGAGCCATTGGCGGCGTTTCATTTCTATGAGCAGGCGATTTCAGCGGACTCTCAGGTTTTGGACGCGGCCGAGCCGCTCGCCGACGCATATCTGGCGGATGAGGCGTGGGAGAAGGCCCTGGGGCTTCTAGAGACATTGGTGAGGAGGTATCGCGATGAGCGAGATTCGATGTGGCTTCATAAGCGATGGTTGCAGATCGCTCTGGCGTCCGAGAGGCTTGGGCGAAAGGCGCAATCGGCCCAGGCCTATCGAGAAGCCTTTGAGCTCAATCCTCGTGACTTTCGGACTCTCAAGGGTCTGTCTAGGCTGCAATTCGAGTTGGGTGACCACAGCGCAGCTTTGAGGGGCTTTCAGAGGCTTTTGGAGGACTTTGATACGTCGCTCGCGCCTAACGAGCGCCTCGGTGTGCTTTACATGTCGGGGCTGGCCTTCAAGAGCCTTGGGCAGAATGATCGAGCGGTGGAGTTCTTCGAGCGCGTGTTGGCATTAAATCCCGGGCACCTGAATGCGATTCGATTCTTGGTTGAACATTATGAGGCGAGGGAGGATTGGGGGCGATGGGTACCCTTGGCCGAGGCGCGGATTCGTGCCGAGTCGGAGGCCCTGGTGAGGTTTCGGCAGTACTGTCGCCTGGGCGAAGTATGCCACGAAAAGCTCAACCGTCCTGATTTGGCGATGCAAGCCTATCGCGGAGCGATCGATATCGACCCAGAATCCATCGTGGTTTTGCGCAAGCTCCTCGATCTCTACACCAAGACTCAGAAGTACCCACTGGCCGTGAAGGTCTTGGAGAGGCTGATCGAGCGAGAGTCTGATAGCGGCCGGCAAGCAAAGCTTCATTACACGGCTGCTGTACTCTACCGAGACCATATCGGCGATCGTGGCGCGGCGCTTAGGCATTTTGACGTGGCTTTAGATTCTGATTCGGGTTTTTTGAAGGCATTTGAGGCGATCGACCGCATTTTAACCGAGTCCAAGGATTGGCGCGCGCTCGAGATAGCGTATCGACGGATGCTCAAGAGGCTTGCCGATATTGGCAAGTCTGGGAGCGTGGAGCGGATGTTGTTGCGAGGCTTGGGCGAGATTTATCGCACGCGACTCGGCGACTTGAAGTCGGCTCTCGGTGTATTTGAGGTGCTGAGGTCTCGCTACCCCGAAGAAGAAGGCACCGCTCTGATACTCGCCGATCTTTATGGGAAGACGGGAGATGTGGCGGGTGGTCAGGAAATCCACAGGGAGCTCCTGCTGCAGGATCCCTTGAGGGTGGAGAGTTATAGCGCGCTCTTTGACCTCTATATGGCTAACGAGCGCTTTGACGAAGCGTGGAGTATGGCGGCGATTCTATCGTTTCTGCGCGTCTCGATGCCGGCCGAAGAGCAGTTTTATCAAGAATATCTGGGTAAGAATCTCAAGCTCGCGAAAGGCAGGCTGAACCATGAGGCGATGGGACGAGTGGTGCACCCCGACCAAGACCCGTTGATCTCTGCCATTTTGTCGTATGCCTCTCAGGCCTTGAGGCCGATGTATTCAGAAAACCTGAAGGGTGTTGTGGACCCAAAGAAAGACCTCATTCCGCAAGGGAAGGGCGTCTTTCGCAAACTCTATGATTACGCGGGGCAGACCCTGGGGCTTGTGTCACTTCCGGAGCTGTATCGCATTCGTGAGAGGGGCCTCGTGGCGTTGAATGCGGAGCGGCCTGCGTTGGGGGTTGGAGCTGACCGCCTGGAAAGCGAAAATGATAGGGAGAATGCGTTCTTGGTGGCGCGCATGCTCTACGCCACGCGTCCCGAGACGTATCTTGGCGCGCTCAGTTTTGATGCTTCAGTGATCTACACCATGTTCTTGGCTACTTTGGAGTCGGTAGATCCGAGTTTTGGTTTCTCGGCCCAGAGTCGCGATCCGAATTTTGCGAAGGCGGTCAAGGAAATGCGCAAAATCCCTGACCAGATGAGTCTATCCTTGAGGACTCTGGTGGCCGAATACAAGCGTCGCGGCGGGCAGGTTGATATTGTGCGTTGGCTTCGAGGTACGGAGCATACCGCGAACCGGATTGGGCTCCTTCTCTGCGGAGATTTGGCGTTGAGCGCGAGCTTGATCAAATACGGAACCACGCATTTCTCCGATGCGAACTCGGAGGAGTGCCTGCGCGAATTGACCAGATTCGCGGCGTCTCCACTCTACGTAGAGATGCGACGCGAGTTAGGCTTGGGCCTGGCAAGTCGGAGCTATTGA
- a CDS encoding EGF domain-containing protein, with translation MWKSNFWMAPLVLFLAACGTDDIKKGPPQGNNTDPNNSNNGSNNLNNSNNTQTTGSNNQVDMPPDMQAECSDGVISGDETDVDCGGSCAPCELGQACTQPSDCSTNVCEDDLCAPEKLEVGAACLEASECLSGQCVAFGDVQICTDACANGCAPGTTCFDDLCAPDSYCESENGIGFGPGCENTPCGICDEVAECVEEGNTFTCVCPEGYAGDGTSCADVNECDTNPCDPNAICSNNEGGFECACPAGYNGDGFACTEINECDLGLDNCSPNAACANTPGSFSCTCLAGFEGDGVQCVDVNECTNGTDACHTNATCNNTQGSYTCSCNPGFQGNGTTCTDINECSNSTLNNCHSNASCANTPGSYTCTCDPGYQGNGTTCSDINECASNPCPNNSTCTNSAGSYSCACAPGYRFNAATNSCDNINECAENTDNCSPLAICVDQPGTFVCACSLGYQGNGVTCTDVNECTAGTDNCSDNATCLNTTGSYTCECNTGYTGDGVNCANVDECADGTDLCSQYATCSDTVGSYDCTCNTPFYGDGLSCARSGDTCGDPFTLVDLSTYTATNVDFQNQYTVTQSWCPQLDFSGGNGADNVWMFTPDTTGFYHLRVQSDYDVTIAIYTDCATPESTCVGGMDDDTGSGSNTELIDVELVANTPYFIVVDAYSSTGSGTYSIDIQPNECLNGTDACSDIQTCEVDYFGSICTCPEGYEPDGTGGCADINECDLSPCGDGTCVNTDGSYECTCDAPSVPLDDVCIIPALGDHCSNPFVVGAVPYNNASNNSAANAFYRFTDTSQCDGAAYSPLSSSREEVYAFTPTVAGNYTFTMTPGYDAVLYIAEDCETIETTCLAGADDSVGQGVETITVDLLQGQTYYIFADAYGSGTGTYSLDIICNNCP, from the coding sequence ATGTGGAAGTCTAATTTTTGGATGGCGCCTCTAGTGCTTTTTCTCGCGGCTTGCGGAACCGATGATATCAAGAAAGGGCCACCGCAAGGCAACAATACGGACCCGAACAATTCAAACAACGGGTCGAATAACCTCAACAATTCCAACAACACTCAGACCACCGGTTCCAATAATCAGGTGGATATGCCTCCAGACATGCAGGCCGAGTGTTCGGATGGTGTGATCTCCGGCGACGAGACCGATGTGGACTGCGGCGGATCTTGCGCTCCTTGTGAGCTCGGACAGGCCTGCACCCAGCCGTCCGACTGCTCAACCAACGTCTGTGAAGACGACCTCTGTGCACCCGAGAAGCTCGAAGTTGGAGCTGCCTGTTTGGAAGCCTCGGAGTGCCTGAGTGGCCAATGTGTGGCTTTTGGTGACGTGCAGATCTGTACCGATGCATGCGCCAACGGCTGCGCGCCAGGAACCACCTGCTTCGATGACCTCTGCGCCCCAGACTCCTATTGTGAGTCCGAGAACGGCATCGGATTCGGACCGGGATGTGAGAATACACCCTGTGGCATCTGCGACGAGGTCGCAGAGTGTGTGGAAGAAGGAAATACCTTCACTTGCGTTTGCCCTGAAGGATACGCGGGAGACGGCACGTCTTGTGCCGACGTCAACGAATGCGACACTAACCCGTGCGACCCCAACGCAATCTGTTCCAACAATGAAGGCGGGTTCGAGTGTGCATGCCCTGCGGGTTATAACGGCGATGGGTTTGCGTGTACCGAGATCAACGAATGCGACCTCGGATTGGACAATTGTAGCCCTAATGCTGCTTGCGCCAATACCCCTGGCTCCTTCTCGTGCACATGCCTCGCTGGTTTTGAGGGCGATGGCGTCCAGTGTGTGGACGTCAACGAATGCACCAATGGCACCGACGCGTGCCATACGAACGCAACCTGTAATAACACGCAGGGCAGCTATACGTGTTCATGCAATCCTGGCTTCCAAGGCAATGGCACCACATGCACGGACATCAATGAATGCTCGAATAGCACCCTGAACAACTGTCATTCGAATGCCTCATGCGCCAACACTCCGGGCTCGTACACATGCACCTGTGACCCAGGCTATCAGGGTAACGGCACTACATGCTCAGACATCAATGAGTGCGCAAGCAATCCTTGCCCTAACAACTCAACCTGCACCAATTCGGCCGGTTCGTACTCCTGCGCTTGTGCGCCAGGCTACCGATTCAACGCGGCTACCAATTCTTGCGACAATATCAACGAATGCGCCGAAAACACTGATAACTGCAGTCCCCTCGCGATTTGTGTGGACCAACCCGGAACGTTCGTGTGTGCCTGCAGCCTCGGCTACCAAGGAAACGGCGTGACATGCACCGATGTCAATGAGTGCACAGCTGGTACCGATAACTGTTCAGACAACGCCACCTGTCTCAACACCACGGGTTCCTACACGTGTGAATGCAACACGGGTTACACCGGCGACGGAGTTAACTGTGCAAACGTGGATGAATGTGCCGACGGAACCGACCTTTGCTCTCAGTACGCGACATGCTCCGATACTGTCGGCTCTTACGATTGTACCTGTAACACCCCTTTCTATGGAGATGGCTTGAGCTGCGCGCGTAGCGGAGACACCTGCGGCGACCCATTCACACTCGTAGACCTCTCTACGTACACGGCCACCAACGTTGACTTCCAAAATCAGTACACCGTGACCCAATCGTGGTGCCCACAGCTCGACTTCTCGGGTGGAAACGGAGCCGACAACGTTTGGATGTTCACCCCTGACACCACCGGGTTCTATCATCTTCGCGTTCAGTCCGATTATGACGTGACGATCGCCATCTACACCGATTGCGCCACCCCAGAATCCACCTGCGTTGGAGGAATGGACGACGACACCGGCTCCGGCTCAAACACCGAACTCATCGACGTCGAGCTCGTTGCGAACACCCCTTATTTCATCGTCGTTGATGCATACTCGTCGACCGGATCGGGCACGTATTCCATCGATATCCAGCCCAACGAGTGTCTCAACGGTACCGATGCATGCTCCGATATCCAGACCTGCGAAGTCGACTACTTTGGATCGATTTGCACCTGCCCTGAGGGCTATGAACCTGACGGAACAGGAGGGTGCGCGGACATCAACGAATGTGATCTATCTCCGTGCGGTGACGGAACCTGCGTCAACACCGATGGCTCCTATGAGTGTACCTGTGACGCACCTTCTGTGCCGCTCGATGATGTTTGCATCATTCCAGCGCTTGGTGACCACTGCTCAAATCCGTTCGTTGTTGGAGCGGTCCCGTACAACAACGCCTCGAACAACTCGGCCGCCAATGCCTTCTACAGGTTTACAGATACCAGCCAGTGTGATGGTGCAGCCTACTCGCCATTGAGTAGTAGCCGGGAAGAGGTGTACGCCTTCACTCCGACAGTCGCAGGGAACTACACGTTCACAATGACGCCGGGATACGATGCCGTGCTCTACATCGCTGAAGATTGCGAAACAATTGAGACCACATGCCTTGCGGGCGCCGATGATTCCGTGGGCCAGGGAGTCGAAACCATCACGGTAGACCTTCTCCAGGGCCAAACATACTACATCTTCGCAGACGCTTACGGCTCGGGCACAGGAACCTACAGCCTGGACATCATCTGCAATAACTGCCCGTAG
- a CDS encoding SRPBCC family protein, producing MKKVMFVCVLGLLVSSVHAQETYHGRLSKGEIIVETKAIKGSDIPEATVTAVIDAPPSKVWDLISECKNYKKTMIRVAKAQEISRNGKEVVCQVTTAMPWPISDLTAKTKATHKVGPPVWSREWQLIEGDFESNVGSWRIQSFDIENTRSLVVYKVHAVPDLSVPDALIKKAQKDTLPDLIKHIRKQVSK from the coding sequence ATGAAGAAGGTGATGTTTGTGTGTGTGTTGGGGCTTTTGGTGTCATCCGTACACGCTCAAGAGACGTACCATGGTCGATTGTCGAAGGGTGAGATCATCGTTGAAACCAAAGCGATCAAAGGCTCAGATATCCCGGAAGCTACCGTGACAGCGGTGATCGACGCGCCACCCTCAAAAGTCTGGGACCTGATTTCTGAGTGTAAGAATTACAAGAAGACCATGATCCGCGTGGCGAAAGCCCAGGAGATTAGCCGAAATGGCAAAGAAGTCGTTTGCCAGGTGACCACGGCGATGCCGTGGCCGATCTCAGACCTGACGGCCAAGACCAAGGCCACTCATAAGGTCGGCCCGCCCGTGTGGAGTCGCGAGTGGCAGCTCATCGAAGGCGATTTTGAGTCCAACGTAGGCTCTTGGCGCATTCAGAGCTTTGATATCGAGAACACGCGCTCCCTTGTGGTCTACAAGGTGCACGCGGTTCCCGACCTCTCGGTTCCTGATGCACTCATCAAAAAGGCCCAGAAGGATACCCTTCCGGACCTCATCAAGCACATTCGCAAGCAAGTCTCCAAGTAA
- a CDS encoding TIGR02147 family protein produces MNSWKPDIFAYLDYRAYLRDFYDRAKEHSRVYSFRYLARRAGFSSPNFIKLVMDGKRNLGDASIEPVARALDLDEDESSFFHSLVIFDQAATAEQKNEVFEQIAASRRFRNARRIDHNMFEYLSHWYYPAIRELSARPDFKPDPAWISPRLHPKVPEAQVARALELLYELEVLIPDEDGTCSRGQPSLTTGHEVGSLAIGNFHRQMMSKAAESIESTPRTLRDISGLTVCVSESLIPEIKNRIHQFRESLLELCDSDEGPEVVYQINFQLFPLTKNEPEE; encoded by the coding sequence ATGAACTCCTGGAAGCCTGACATCTTCGCGTATCTCGATTACAGGGCATATCTAAGGGACTTCTACGACCGAGCGAAAGAGCATTCTCGCGTCTATTCATTTCGCTACCTCGCTCGCCGCGCAGGCTTCAGCTCTCCAAACTTCATTAAGCTCGTCATGGACGGCAAACGAAACCTCGGCGACGCGAGCATCGAACCCGTCGCGAGAGCCCTTGACCTCGACGAAGACGAATCGAGCTTCTTCCATTCTCTTGTCATCTTCGATCAGGCCGCAACCGCCGAGCAAAAAAACGAGGTCTTCGAGCAAATCGCAGCCAGCAGACGCTTCCGAAACGCAAGGCGCATCGACCACAACATGTTCGAGTACCTCTCGCACTGGTATTACCCAGCGATCCGAGAACTCTCTGCGCGCCCCGATTTCAAACCCGATCCGGCCTGGATATCGCCCAGACTCCACCCGAAAGTCCCTGAAGCGCAAGTCGCTCGAGCCCTTGAACTACTCTATGAACTTGAGGTCTTAATCCCAGACGAAGACGGCACGTGCTCACGAGGACAACCAAGTCTGACGACTGGACATGAAGTCGGATCTCTTGCTATCGGAAACTTTCACCGACAGATGATGTCAAAAGCTGCGGAGTCGATCGAGTCGACCCCACGAACCCTGAGGGACATTAGTGGTTTGACAGTATGCGTCTCAGAAAGCCTCATCCCCGAGATCAAGAATCGGATTCATCAATTTCGTGAATCTCTTTTGGAACTTTGTGATAGTGATGAAGGACCTGAAGTTGTCTATCAAATCAATTTTCAACTTTTTCCGCTGACCAAGAACGAGCCAGAAGAATGA
- the galU gene encoding UTP--glucose-1-phosphate uridylyltransferase GalU: protein MHKKVRKAVIPVAGLGTRLLPVTKSVPKELLPIVDVPAIQVIVEECIKSGIEEVILVTSRGKGQIEDHFDFSYELEGILEERGKTQELEVVRNIGRMVRTISVRQKKPLGLGHAILCAKDVVGDEPFLVLLPDDIISAEPTASRQMLDVYEKYGEGVVSVMEVPREEVSRYGIMDGEQWGEGLWRVRMLVEKPAQDLAPSNLAVIGRYVLPSIIFKYLEDVRSDQSGEIQLTDALARLSRERALIGASFHGVRHDIGDRLGLITANVSFALERPELRDGVLEFLKKTCTSLT, encoded by the coding sequence ATGCATAAGAAAGTAAGAAAGGCAGTTATCCCCGTAGCGGGACTTGGGACGCGACTCCTTCCCGTTACAAAATCAGTACCGAAGGAACTCCTTCCAATCGTCGATGTTCCGGCGATTCAGGTCATCGTTGAAGAGTGTATCAAATCGGGCATCGAAGAGGTCATCTTGGTCACGAGCCGTGGCAAGGGCCAGATCGAGGACCATTTCGACTTTAGCTATGAGCTCGAGGGAATCCTAGAGGAACGAGGAAAGACCCAGGAACTTGAAGTCGTACGCAATATCGGCCGCATGGTTCGCACAATTTCTGTGCGTCAGAAGAAGCCACTGGGGCTTGGTCACGCGATTCTCTGTGCAAAAGATGTGGTTGGGGACGAGCCGTTCTTGGTCTTGCTTCCTGACGACATCATCTCCGCTGAACCTACGGCATCGCGCCAGATGCTCGACGTCTACGAGAAGTATGGTGAGGGCGTGGTCAGCGTGATGGAAGTGCCTCGCGAAGAGGTTAGCCGATACGGCATTATGGACGGAGAGCAATGGGGTGAGGGACTCTGGCGCGTGCGTATGCTCGTGGAGAAACCCGCCCAAGACCTCGCGCCTTCCAACCTTGCCGTGATTGGTCGCTACGTCTTGCCATCGATTATTTTCAAGTATCTTGAAGACGTGCGATCAGACCAAAGCGGTGAGATCCAACTGACAGACGCATTGGCTCGCCTGAGTCGAGAGCGCGCACTTATTGGCGCATCATTCCACGGCGTGCGGCACGATATCGGCGACCGTCTCGGACTGATTACAGCGAACGTTTCTTTCGCGCTTGAGCGTCCTGAATTGCGTGATGGTGTGCTCGAATTCCTGAAGAAGACATGCACTTCGCTCACCTGA
- a CDS encoding prolipoprotein diacylglyceryl transferase: MNLLASIPYDAFTFGPFKPLGDFTLGGIGPLEIHSFGLLVALGLMLAFHMSSKRAEEKLGISGEEFQNFGIYLVAIGWVFSHVFDVVFYTPEKILEDPLILFKVWGQISSFGGLLGGILGAWIYRWRHPHIDFPQMVDLAAYGLTFGWMFGRFGCASVHDHPGAETDFFLGIQWTDGTIRHDLGFYESIWWIVIVTTVMIADKKPRPTYFFVTLVGMMYAPARFTLDFLRVPPELGGDIRYFGLTPGQYMSILLFLVSLYFFNRVRKGEPIVWKKYEPKAVESDPKAKK, from the coding sequence ATGAATTTATTAGCCTCAATCCCATACGACGCCTTTACCTTTGGGCCCTTCAAGCCGCTGGGCGATTTTACTCTGGGCGGTATTGGACCCCTTGAAATCCACTCATTTGGCCTTTTGGTGGCACTAGGCTTGATGCTCGCCTTTCATATGTCGAGCAAAAGGGCTGAAGAAAAGCTTGGGATATCAGGCGAAGAGTTTCAGAATTTTGGAATCTACCTGGTGGCGATTGGGTGGGTGTTTTCGCACGTTTTTGACGTCGTCTTCTACACGCCTGAGAAAATCCTCGAAGACCCGTTGATTCTCTTTAAGGTTTGGGGACAGATCTCGAGCTTTGGTGGATTGCTGGGCGGTATTTTGGGGGCGTGGATCTACAGGTGGCGCCACCCCCACATCGACTTTCCGCAGATGGTCGATCTCGCTGCGTATGGATTGACGTTTGGCTGGATGTTCGGGCGTTTCGGGTGTGCGTCGGTTCACGACCACCCTGGTGCTGAGACCGATTTCTTCCTCGGAATTCAATGGACGGACGGAACGATCCGCCACGATCTGGGCTTCTACGAGTCGATTTGGTGGATTGTGATTGTGACCACCGTGATGATTGCGGACAAAAAGCCGCGGCCGACGTACTTCTTCGTGACGTTGGTTGGTATGATGTACGCGCCAGCTCGCTTTACGCTCGACTTCCTGAGAGTGCCACCGGAGCTGGGAGGCGATATTCGCTATTTCGGCCTGACTCCGGGGCAGTACATGTCGATCCTGCTCTTCCTCGTCTCGCTCTACTTCTTCAATCGAGTCAGGAAGGGCGAGCCGATCGTATGGAAGAAGTACGAGCCGAAAGCGGTTGAAAGCGACCCCAAAGCTAAGAAGTAA